One Neoarius graeffei isolate fNeoGra1 chromosome 19, fNeoGra1.pri, whole genome shotgun sequence genomic region harbors:
- the LOC132867713 gene encoding zinc finger BED domain-containing protein 4-like, with product MIQSLLDQKRALGIYTSENEVDTLSANQWALLEKTAKVLAPFEELTRRVSSSTATAADIIPAITVLLRFLSRETDEDQGVRTMKGTLLAAVKARFGDSESNPNYTLAMLLDPRYKTGFFSSPSTAKELLLQKMGLEEMTDAQDEVEPLAKTPRMDQGSSCLDNIFNESQ from the exons ATGATTCAGTCCCTGCTGGACCAGAAACGGGCCCTGGGGATTTACACTTCTGAAAATGAAGTGGACACCCTCAGCGCAAACCAGTGGGCACTGCTGGAAAAAACGGCCAAAGTTCTAGCTCCATTCGAGGAATTGACGAGGCGGGTCAGCTCCTCCACGGCGACGGCAGCAGATATAATCCCAGCCATAACCGTGCTCCTGCGCTTCCTCTCTCGGGAGACTGACGAGGACCAAGGAGTCAGAACTATGAAAGGCACCCTGCTGGCAGCAGTGAAAGCACGTTTCGGAGACAGCGAAAGCAACCCCAACTACACGCTCGCAATGTTACTTGACCCaag GTACAAAACTGGATTTTTCTCCAGCCCATCAACGGCGAAGGAGCTGCTGCTGCAGAAGATGGGCCTAGAGGAGATGACAGACGCGCAGGatgaagttgagccactggccaaAACGCCACGGATGGACCAGGGTAGCAGCTGTCTCGACAACATATTCAATGAAAGTCAATGA